gggcatctgggtggctcagttggttaagccactgcctttagctcaggtcatgattctggagtcctgggattgagtcctggatagggctctttgctcagcggggaatctgcttctccctctgaccctctctgctcccatgctctctttctctcactctctctcaagtaaataaatattatctttaaaagaatGTTACAGTTTTATGGCATTGCATTGCTTCAATAGATAATTTAGAGAGAACCAACATTCTTATAATATTGAACTTTCTAATACATGACTATGGGATagccctccactttttttttttcagcaaaggATGCTTCTATTTATTCTCAGTTTTACCATTACAAGTATTGGCTTCTGCAAGACTATAGTTAAAACTCTTTGGTGTGGGATATTAATTTTATGCATAAGGATTagattaaaaaatccattttgggGTCTTTGATATAgtttgaaatttagaaaaaagaaacctaaatgaTAAAAAGTTAAGATACAGAAGTATTCAGTATATTTGTATCCTTTATCATAAACAACATATAATTAAGAATTCAACTATTTTTAAGTCTGAAAGTCAGATGTTATCAAGGAAACTGCCATGTACAACCcataatccttttaaattttcaactcaaagacaaacaataaactttaattttccaaatattctcaGAAAGAGttatgagaggggtgcctgggtgactcagttggttaagcagctgtctttggctggggtcatgatctcagggtcctgagatggagccccacatcaggttcctgctcagtggggagtctgcttctccttccccctctactactacccctgcttgtgctgtctcacttgtgctctccatctctcaaataaataaattctttaaaaagaaaaagaaagaaaaaagaattatgagaaACACCTGCCATTTACAAAATACAGCTTTCCTCAGCTTCATTTTCCTCAAATGAACCATGTGTGTTGTAAGGTAGCAATGACAAACTATGATCTTCTGTGGAGAGGATACCTTCTATGCATAAACATTCTCTCTTCACAGGAAGAATGTGAAtaacaagaagaaacagagtcGCCCTTCATTTTTCAACTACTGATGTTTTCGTAGTGTTTTAAATGTCTGATTTCAGTTTAAGTCctccatttatttaagtcattCTAGTTTCTTATAATAGAGTGGTTTTTGTTTCCAGGACAGCAGTTTTGCacatattttaatagttttcttccttggtattgaatatttttatttcactataACAGTatcagtattttaatttattttaatttcctgattctttgctgtaagaataaatatataatttacatttgaaatatatatatatattaaagattttacttatttatttgagagaaagagagaacaagcagggggaaggggtagagggaaagggagaaacagactccttgctgatcagggagccccataaaggacttaattccaggaccctgtgatcatgacctgggcctaaggcagaggcttaaccaaatgagtcacccaggcactccacaatTTATATTTGTACATGACCTGAGTGACTTTGCTAAAGTTagtgtttaattttaatgttttccatAGATTGATTTGGATTTCCTATATACATAACCTGTTATTTATGATCAATaacacttatttttcctttttcaatcaGCCtaactttcctttcttctttctttatttggtCTCTTTAAACTGGCCAAAAATATGGATacaatgttaaatataaataattagagTAGTTTTCTCTTGTCTCAGAGGGAtagcttttaatattttaccaCTAAATATGGTATCTCCTAAAgagtttacctttattttttaggttttctacATCAAATTAAAGAAATTCCCTCTACTCCAAGGTTGTCAAGAATTTTTTGATAAGTGagtactgaattttgtcaaatactgcttttattaacatatggTTTTCATCTATTTGTGTAATGAATCATTAATTTGTTTCCTAATACCAATCAATCTCACATACCTGGAATTAATTCAAATTGGTCTTAATGTGGCACCAATTTTATATATCACTGGATTTAATTtgttaatgcttttttttaatttttcatataccAAAGAAAGATTAGTCTATAAGTTTAACTTAATTTCTTTAACTTAACAGACACTAATGTCAATGTTATGCTGGTTCCATAAAACCATAAAGGGAGCTTTTCCTCTTTATCTATGctctggaaatttttttaaaagagtttattaatttatttgagagagaaagagagagtaggaggaagagcagaggcagagggagaaacagactccccactgagcagggcaccagacatggggctccatcacagaactctgagatcatgatctgagccaaaggcagatgctttaaccaactgagctacccaggcacccctatgctctggaaatttttttgtaaaatgataaaaatgagtaACTTTGCAACTATTTTTACAAGGACTTTATGAATGAAAGATTTTGTTAAATGTGATAAATCTAAGGGGATTATATATTTCTaatctgaaatattaaaaataattactaaataataaaatgaatgtgaTCATGACCCATTAATTGCTCATTAGCTTTGTCACAGATTTCCTTTAACCTCAGTTCTCCTTAGGTACATTGACCCCTTCACATTCTATTATAATATGCTATACAAGTTAGTTTCATCATGTATCATTAGTGTCTTCTGATCAATCCCAGGGGAATGTTTTCTTTGtattgttttgcttcttttcccttttcaatAGAACCCCTTGTGTATGTAATTAATTAAAGGATATAAGAACACTCACATTTTTAGCATGTAAAATTAACAATGAACTATTTCCCTTCCTGGTGGATATCATTAACACTTTTATcagatttttctggattttttccatttctaattgtAAAGAATATAGAAATAACTTTCCCTTGTATTAATAATAGATATGATATAATTTGGACATATTCACAGCAAAGGCAAGATAATTTATCTTgtctaaaataatattaaatacagTCCTACCCAAGTCCAGAACTGATCTAAGTTCAAACTTACATACAAGAGTGAGGTAGATACAGAAAATTTACAAAAGCACAGCATATATTCCATCTTTCTGCATTAAGTTgcaaattaaaagatatttttctttcaatttcttaCTGAAATAATATTGTCTAAGCTTTGAATACTTTCATAATCCAttactagttctttttttttcatatcctagaagaaaatatgggaAAACACAGGAATTAAGGTAAACATTATAGAGTTGGAtctattatttttcattgtaaattaagATAATTTTGTGGAAATCAAAAGCAGATATGTATGAGtcgcttgattttttttctttttggttaatcattttacatctttttcggtatagaaatacaaaatgtataaACAATATCTATTTACAAAATGCACTTAAATCtctccattgatttttttattaattatataagcTTTAAATAGCAATGcataaactgagaaaaaaactaatgaaacaatctctagaaagagagaaatcttCACTCTATGGTCATTATTTTGTCACATTTTACTtatcaacttatttttttccGATTATACCTTCCTAGAGAGCTATTTTTCCActtattaacataaaaaatagGAGTTATGAAGATGGTGATTACAAGACAATAGATGTGATAAGGACTACATTACTTCCATTTATCAGTCAATAAACACAAAGCAGCTTTAGACAGAAGATAACATGAACTACTTTAAATACTTTCTCACTTGATTCTGGAAATCACCATGATATTCAGACAACCCTCTGGACTAGAtcgaattttattttttttaatcaaactagGAGAAAACTATTAAAGAAGcaataatacataatttttctgGGCAGGCATGAATCTTGACATGAGAGgtgcaaaaaagaaataaacataaaatggtaaaaattttaGATATATGGTAGATTTTAAAAGACGGCTGAATAGTTGACCATATTAGGAAAGAAAGTTATTACCAGCAGTCCAAAATTTCACAGGTAAAAAtgattctaaagaaaaaaaaatttattttgtttttgcttatttttgttttttgctcttaGGGATCATGTTAATGGTAAACTCATAAGGAAATAATACAACAGGTCTACAAAACATtctgaagaaggaggaggaggaagacaacTCTCAATATAGGTCTTACAAACAATATAgctaatttctaaaatgtttttgggtgttgaaaaCCACTATCTAAACTGTGCTTGCAAGAGTTTGTACGTTTTTAAATTTATAGGACAATTTctccttttgtttatatttacttactttttattgtgttatgttagtcaccataaaatacatcattagtttttgatgcagtgttccaagattcattatttacgTACAACACCCAGGGTTTTTCTTACACTTAAAAGCTATCCATTATCATAACTGCAATCTTAAAAGTAAAACCTGATAAGTAGATACCTTCCTTAATTTTGTAGAGAGGATTTAGTTTTATGTACAAGATTGGACAAATGATCTATGAAATGTCTTTTAAATCTAAGATGCTGTGACTATGTCCTATGACTTTCAGACCCATCTGCAATTTTCTGACTTCACACCCAATTAGCATAGATTTTGAATTACGTTCTTACTACTGCCATTCATGAAgcagtaatatatattataatgagTCTTAAACATGTCGTGTCCTGTGCTCTTTCTAACAAAAATTGTGTGCCCTATTTACACACAATTTCCATAGAATTTAAGTGAATTCGTGAATATTCTCAACTCTATTCATGTACTCAAAGCTATACAGGATATTCAgtatgataaaattaaaaaagaacaaaggtgtAGTATTTAAATGACTCTGGATTACTAACACAATACTACTCAAATTGGCTATGAACCTGTaaactttgtaaaaataaaaatgcctagATCTTACCGAAGGTATTTGAATGATTACACAACCTGGGTTGTGTGTTGGTCATTTAAAGATTTGCCAACTTTAGAAAACTGGGATTTAGATATACACCCCAGACAGACTCTTTAATTTgagctttaatttctttctctaaGAAGTAAGGATTGTAATACTCTGTTCAAAGAAGGTTGTTGGAgatattaataagaaaatttatGTAAATATCCAAATACAGTGCAGGTGTGTTGCTGGAGATCAATGAATGTtagcttctctccttcttttttttttttaatggactctAGCAAATAATcttgaccattttttttaaactctttttatCTAGCTTTGTTAAAACCCATAAGAGAGAAATGAGGAATCATTCAATGCAGAAAGGGTTTATTCTTTTGGGTCTGACAGATGACCCTGAATTGCAGGTTGtaattttcctctttctattttttaccTACTTGTTGAGTGTGACAGGAAACTTAACCATCATCATTCTCACTCTGCTGGATTCCCACCTGAAGacacccatgtatttcttcctaaGGAATTTCTCCTTTTTAGAAATCTTGTTCACAACTGTTTGTATTCCACGGTTCCTGGTGAGCCTTGTGACAAAGGACAGAACTATTTCCTATATAAGTTGTATgactcagttgtttttttttatctttttgggaGTAACTGAATTTTATCTTCTGGCGGCTATGTCCTATGACCGTTATGTGGCTATATGTAGACCTCTCCACTATACCACCATCATGAACAACAAAGTTTGCTACCAACTTGTACTCAGCTCTTGGGTAACTGGATTCCTGATCATCTTTCCTCCAATCATCTTGGGACTCAAGTTGGAATTCTGTGCTTCCAATGTCATTGATCATTTCATTTGTGATTCTTCTCCCATCCTGCAGATCTCTTGTTCAGATACACATTTCCTAGagctaatgtcctttttcttggCTGTGGTGACACTAATGGTCACATTGATGTTAGTGCTTCTCTCCTATGGCTACATTATCAAGACAATTCTCAAATTcccttctgctcagcaaaggactAAAGCCTTTTCTACCTGTTCCTCCCATATGATTGTAGTTTCCATCTCTTATGGTAGCTGCATCTTCATGTATATAAAACCATCAGCAAATGACAGAGTGACTTTAAGCAAAGGAGTAGCTGTGCTCAATACCTCTGTTGCCCCTTTATTGAATCCCTTCATTTATACACTAAGGAACCAGCAAGTGAAACAGGCCTTTAAGGACAGGGTCcaaaaagttttatttgcttcaaacaaatgagaaaattctaaaaagtatgaagggggaaaatgaataaaaatattgccttttttattttttcaaaagatttatttattggggcaccctGGTGattcagttaagtggctgccttctgctcaggtcatgatctcagggttctgggatcaagcccagtatctggctccctgctcagcaggaagtctggttctccctctccctgtgcttgtgtgctctctctctcaaataaataaaatcttttttaaaaaagaaaagaaaaaaagatttatttatttgcaagagagagaacaggggggatgggggtagagggagagggagagagaatctcaagcagattcccttcAGAGGGAGAGTCCAgagagtacagagcccaacacccaacacagggctccagcccaggaccctgagatcgtgacctgagcaaaatcaagagtcagacacttaactgtctgagccccACACAAGTGTCCCAAAAATGTTGCCCTGTTaatcttgctttattttgttttactttgttcatattttcaaattattccataaatctgttcttttcttggtttcagaaatgcagaattttaaaTGTGATATTTTTCACAGGTCATATTGTATGAAACAAATGTTTTCAATGAGGTTCTGTATGAGGTTGCATGTTAGATGCTTGTCCAGAACTTGGCATGAAAATGGAATGTTCTAGTCAGAATCatatttttagaacaaaaatgaatatttgaaagagatcacaaaatCACTTATTCAAGAAAGTAATTTAGTGATAATAGATAGCATTATgttatgaagaattatatttcatAAGTGTCATTTCTAACATGTGAGCAGAttgcagaaattaaaaagtaagtcaaagtaagataaaataataatttcttctaGAAAACACTTTTCATTCAGTAAGGTAAGAATAAATTTGAGCCTTGTATGGGtcatgaatgagaaaaaataatcaaattctaAATGACCCtaaatgaaaatgcttttttaattaaaattttgaattccTGAAAGAGATAATGTCTACTTATGCCAGTGAATAGAATTTGCTTTCTATGTTTTCCACAGGATTTTCCTTATTAAATCTATTGTCTCTATCTAAAACATTTCTTATTTGAATGCAATTATCATTTTCACCATATAATgctaaattacattttaatattctATTCCAGTTAATCAAGCCTTTGGTGATGTTACTAGTAATAATAGCAATACAGGATAAATTCTCAGAAAAGTCAGCAGAGTCAGTAGGAAATTTTTCTTCTTGCACCAAGTTGATTTTAATGTAAAGTATCACTATACTTTGaacaaaagaaatgtgaaaatgaaaatttggaaACATTAATGCAAATTCCCTAAGATAAAGACTGATGTTTATAACTTattgaaggaaaaattaaatgaatgtcAGAGGTCAAATTCAGAGTCTCTGAAAAAGATCATTATATTTCCTCTAAAATTTAGTTGAAAATTAGcttatacaaaatatattaatacttgcattttaattgttattatttcctttatagtATAATCATCCATATGGTTCTTTGGAACTTTGAATTGGTCTATAGGAGTATCTGAGAGTAgggaaaaatatttcttagatCCTATTCTCTTGGAAACTTATTATGTGAGGTTAACAAATTTAGCTCTGCTAGTAGAAAAGTGAAAGTATATATGATGACCCGAGTTTGAAAATATGTTACATATTATACCCTATATTTTAGTCAGTAATAAAGATTAGGTGCAAAATATTTCCTTTGAGAGTCTACAAATTTGACATATTGTAGAATGCCTATcaaaattaaagatctaaattttAGTGTATTTATACCTAGCTGCTctataaagaaatagagaaaatacttAGTTACttcctaaaattatttcaagattgattattaaaataatcatgaGAATAAGGGAAGATACTTATATTCATGTTTTTTCTTAGATGAAAACACAATGTAATTAAAAACTAGTTATCCAAAGCTATTAACAAAATTAGGTTTATTAGtagaacaaaaatgaaagcatataagATGACCTGAGTCGTCACAtgtttaaaattaagaagtctagcatggctcagtgggttaagcctctgccttcggctcagatcatgatctcagagtcctgggatcaaacccctgtcgggctctctgcttggtgggagcctgcttcccccctctctctctgtctgcctctctgcttacttgtgatctctgtctgtcaataaataaataaaatcttttaaaaattaaattaaattaagaagtcTAGgacaaatgtgtattttatagCAAAAATATCATGAGGACACAGGAACCAATTTGGATCATACTTACTAGTCTAAAATGGGACAATTTGggcataaaaatacaataatgtgGCTGTAATGTGTGGAAACATATCATATATAAAAACCCATGAGTGTATAC
This DNA window, taken from Meles meles chromosome 7, mMelMel3.1 paternal haplotype, whole genome shotgun sequence, encodes the following:
- the LOC123946815 gene encoding olfactory receptor 6C6-like encodes the protein MRNHSMQKGFILLGLTDDPELQVVIFLFLFFTYLLSVTGNLTIIILTLLDSHLKTPMYFFLRNFSFLEILFTTVCIPRFLVSLVTKDRTISYISCMTQLFFFIFLGVTEFYLLAAMSYDRYVAICRPLHYTTIMNNKVCYQLVLSSWVTGFLIIFPPIILGLKLEFCASNVIDHFICDSSPILQISCSDTHFLELMSFFLAVVTLMVTLMLVLLSYGYIIKTILKFPSAQQRTKAFSTCSSHMIVVSISYGSCIFMYIKPSANDRVTLSKGVAVLNTSVAPLLNPFIYTLRNQQVKQAFKDRVQKVLFASNK